The Treponema rectale genome includes a window with the following:
- a CDS encoding potassium channel family protein yields MKKDHKSRKQHFLKELKYIFLNPFTWAWLLIAFILVIITAINRFTETDAGILSWWDSIWFSLVTIAAGYYEYSPATVPGRIASFLLLIFGMLVLSAITGRIASYFLDIQLKKEKGLLRLKNMKGHFIICGWRAGFDKILDYVLISNPDITTDMIVLINEATGDQIDTILSQNRFKGIHFVGGDFSDEAVLNRAQVEKAERALIISDQSKKYSQLEIDSRTVLAVLTIKNINPEIYIAAELTDSKFQNHLHMAHCDEIILTSDYEYSLLATASSGMGYSNVISALISKDADTGIIVDNIEPSFIGKTYKDLKNTFTDSKEVLVGLLLNTGNFHQRRKDALREAQKNPDIKKVIDELKKVKSIKSNSPLLTPDDNFIIPPFTKAIFVRGNTED; encoded by the coding sequence ATGAAAAAAGACCATAAATCCAGAAAACAGCACTTCCTTAAAGAACTGAAGTACATTTTTCTGAATCCTTTTACCTGGGCCTGGCTTCTTATTGCATTTATACTTGTGATAATCACTGCAATAAACCGCTTTACAGAAACAGATGCCGGCATACTTTCCTGGTGGGATTCAATATGGTTCAGTCTGGTTACGATAGCTGCAGGATATTATGAATACTCCCCTGCTACAGTTCCCGGAAGAATCGCAAGTTTTCTTCTGCTTATATTCGGAATGCTGGTTCTTTCTGCCATTACCGGTAGAATCGCATCTTACTTTCTTGACATTCAGCTTAAAAAAGAAAAAGGACTTTTGAGGTTAAAAAACATGAAGGGACATTTTATTATCTGCGGCTGGAGAGCTGGCTTTGACAAAATTCTTGACTACGTTCTGATTTCAAATCCGGACATAACTACAGACATGATTGTCCTGATAAACGAAGCTACAGGGGATCAGATAGATACAATCCTCAGCCAGAACCGGTTTAAGGGAATTCACTTTGTTGGCGGAGACTTTTCTGATGAAGCTGTCCTTAACCGTGCCCAGGTAGAAAAAGCAGAAAGGGCTCTTATCATCAGCGACCAGTCAAAAAAATACTCTCAGCTGGAAATTGACTCCCGCACCGTTCTTGCCGTACTTACGATAAAAAACATAAATCCTGAAATTTATATTGCTGCAGAACTTACTGATTCAAAGTTCCAGAATCACCTGCACATGGCCCACTGCGACGAAATAATCCTTACTTCTGACTATGAATACAGCCTTCTTGCCACAGCTTCTTCAGGAATGGGATATTCCAACGTTATAAGTGCCCTTATAAGCAAAGATGCAGACACAGGCATTATCGTAGACAATATTGAGCCTTCCTTTATCGGAAAAACTTACAAAGACCTGAAAAACACCTTCACAGACTCAAAGGAAGTACTTGTAGGGCTCCTTCTTAACACCGGTAACTTTCACCAGAGAAGAAAAGACGCCCTTAGGGAAGCTCAGAAAAACCCGGACATAAAGAAAGTCATAGATGAACTTAAAAAAGTAAAGTCAATAAAAAGCAACTCGCCTCTCCTGACACCGGACGACAATTTCATTATTCCGCCGTTTACAAAAGCAATTTTTGTTCGTGGAAATACAGAAGACTAA
- a CDS encoding cyclic nucleotide-binding domain-containing protein, whose protein sequence is MQKLASFEEVLPKLLNIELFSDFNKNSERDRKIMQLVYENLRLKEFGAGDIIIKEGSKGDLFYILYSGSVQVLQSTFEGDQIALANLNSSMNVFFGESALISDDVRTATIAATTACRTITLSKKAFTAICEEEPLFGYRVLLHLSQRMLSTIRSGNIDKATLYEALYNEIANA, encoded by the coding sequence ATGCAGAAACTTGCAAGTTTTGAAGAAGTGCTTCCTAAACTCTTAAATATTGAACTTTTCTCTGATTTTAATAAAAACAGCGAGCGGGACAGAAAAATAATGCAGCTCGTATACGAAAATCTCCGGCTGAAGGAATTCGGTGCAGGAGACATCATAATAAAGGAAGGCTCTAAAGGAGACCTTTTCTACATACTTTATTCAGGCTCCGTTCAGGTTCTTCAAAGTACTTTTGAAGGAGACCAGATAGCACTTGCAAACCTCAATTCCTCAATGAACGTATTCTTCGGAGAATCTGCACTTATCAGCGATGACGTACGCACTGCAACCATAGCAGCAACAACCGCCTGCAGGACAATTACGCTGTCAAAAAAAGCCTTTACAGCCATCTGTGAAGAAGAACCGCTGTTCGGATACAGAGTACTCCTTCACCTTTCTCAAAGAATGCTTTCTACAATAAGAAGCGGAAACATCGACAAGGCTACACTGTATGAAGCCCTGTACAATGAAATAGCAAACGCCTAA
- a CDS encoding MATE family efflux transporter, with translation MNKNIERVNPLASEGIGSLIFRFSVPSIIAMLVSGLYNIVDQIFIGHYVGELGNAATNIAFPMMTMCMAFSLLYGIGGAAAFNLSMGAGNKEAAVKAAGNSVSWGVLTGIVLAVLSSVFLKPLLVFFGSTRGILPFAVDYTRIVVLGFPFLILSVCGGHLIRGDGKPGVAMICNLTGAVANTVLDALFVIGFGWGMKGAAAATVIGQFLGAAIVVYHLAHFRTVKLTIADFMPRIGPVLRIANLGMSQGFNQVAMMIVQIVSNNSFRHYGALSVYGNEIPIAVVGIATKIAMLYFSVCIGLTHAMQPVVSFNYGAGDFNRVRKAFSVTRNAGSAVSIVTFILLQLFPEQIISVFGKGSPVYVDFAVRYIRIFLFCTFINNVQPLTSTFFSAIGKPKKGLFLSLTRQILFLLPLLIILPLFMGINGLLYAGLIADFMAFAVSVLMIFLEFTDRKWQKAETVL, from the coding sequence ATGAATAAAAATATAGAAAGAGTAAATCCGCTGGCCTCAGAAGGTATCGGAAGCCTTATATTCAGGTTTTCCGTTCCTTCGATAATTGCCATGCTGGTTTCCGGACTTTACAATATCGTAGATCAGATATTTATCGGACATTATGTTGGTGAACTGGGAAATGCCGCTACAAACATTGCGTTTCCTATGATGACCATGTGCATGGCTTTTTCCCTTCTGTACGGAATAGGCGGAGCCGCTGCCTTTAACCTTTCAATGGGGGCCGGGAATAAAGAAGCTGCCGTAAAAGCTGCGGGAAATTCTGTTTCCTGGGGTGTGCTTACCGGTATTGTCCTTGCCGTACTGTCATCGGTTTTTCTTAAGCCTCTCCTTGTGTTTTTTGGTTCAACCAGGGGAATCCTTCCTTTTGCAGTTGATTATACGCGTATTGTTGTACTTGGATTTCCATTCCTGATACTTTCTGTCTGCGGCGGTCACTTGATTCGCGGAGACGGAAAACCTGGCGTTGCAATGATCTGTAACCTTACAGGAGCAGTTGCGAATACTGTACTGGATGCCCTTTTTGTCATAGGTTTCGGCTGGGGAATGAAAGGGGCTGCAGCTGCTACTGTTATAGGTCAGTTTCTGGGAGCAGCAATAGTTGTTTATCATCTTGCTCATTTCAGGACGGTAAAGCTTACCATTGCAGACTTTATGCCTCGTATCGGACCTGTTCTCCGTATTGCAAATCTGGGAATGAGTCAGGGTTTTAATCAGGTAGCCATGATGATAGTTCAGATTGTGTCAAATAATTCCTTCAGGCATTATGGTGCCCTGTCTGTTTACGGAAATGAAATACCGATTGCCGTTGTAGGAATCGCTACAAAGATAGCAATGCTTTATTTTTCCGTATGTATCGGCCTTACTCATGCAATGCAGCCGGTGGTTTCTTTTAATTATGGGGCAGGGGATTTTAACAGGGTAAGAAAGGCATTCAGCGTAACCAGAAATGCAGGTTCTGCCGTAAGTATAGTGACTTTTATTCTTCTGCAGCTGTTCCCAGAGCAGATAATATCTGTTTTTGGCAAAGGTTCTCCGGTTTATGTGGATTTTGCCGTACGTTATATAAGGATATTTCTGTTCTGTACGTTCATAAATAACGTTCAGCCTTTAACCAGTACGTTTTTCAGTGCAATCGGTAAACCTAAAAAGGGACTCTTTCTTTCTCTTACAAGGCAGATACTGTTCCTTTTGCCGCTGCTTATAATTCTTCCTCTTTTTATGGGAATAAACGGACTTCTTTATGCCGGCCTGATTGCTGACTTTATGGCGTTCGCTGTCTCCGTTCTGATGATTTTTCTTGAGTTTACAGACAGAAAATGGCAGAAGGCAGAAACTGTTCTTTAG
- a CDS encoding oxidoreductase, which produces MKRVVLVTGASGGIGLEACLRFIEKGYEVYGAARHLDKMEELVKKGGHAVYLDLTDEKSVDECVNKVIKEQGRVDVLVNNAGYAAGGSLEEVPLEDARRQFEVNVFALILMIKKILPVMRTQKSGRIINISSVAGRFSSPFLGWYHAAKYSVEALSDSLRLETADFGIKVILVEPGLIRTSWGNIAADSIRQVSGSGVYSAQAEKIASFYEVNYRGKGKISAPSAVARCIVKAACKKHPALRYSPGRGAKALIFITRFLPAKLYDFFCRKFFGI; this is translated from the coding sequence ATGAAAAGGGTAGTTCTTGTTACGGGTGCATCAGGAGGAATAGGTTTAGAAGCCTGCCTTCGGTTTATTGAAAAAGGATATGAAGTATATGGTGCTGCCCGTCATCTGGATAAGATGGAGGAACTCGTAAAAAAAGGCGGTCATGCAGTTTATCTGGATCTGACTGACGAAAAATCTGTTGATGAATGTGTAAATAAAGTAATAAAAGAGCAGGGTAGGGTAGATGTTCTTGTAAACAATGCCGGTTATGCTGCCGGAGGTTCTCTGGAAGAAGTTCCTCTGGAAGATGCCAGAAGGCAGTTTGAAGTTAATGTTTTTGCCCTGATTCTTATGATAAAGAAAATTCTTCCTGTAATGAGGACTCAGAAAAGCGGAAGGATAATAAATATTTCTTCTGTTGCCGGAAGGTTTTCTTCGCCGTTTTTAGGCTGGTATCACGCGGCAAAATATTCTGTAGAGGCTCTCAGTGATTCCCTGAGGTTAGAAACAGCAGATTTCGGAATAAAGGTCATTCTGGTTGAACCGGGGCTTATACGGACTTCCTGGGGGAATATAGCAGCTGATTCTATTCGTCAGGTTTCTGGAAGCGGAGTTTATTCAGCTCAGGCAGAAAAAATAGCTTCGTTTTATGAAGTTAATTATCGCGGTAAGGGTAAGATTTCTGCTCCGTCTGCAGTTGCCAGATGTATTGTGAAGGCTGCATGTAAAAAACATCCGGCTTTAAGGTACTCTCCTGGAAGGGGTGCAAAGGCTCTTATTTTTATTACGAGATTTCTTCCTGCAAAACTGTATGACTTTTTCTGCAGAAAGTTTTTTGGAATTTAG
- a CDS encoding replication protein RepA, producing MKTEISAETEKENTADTEVITIEQTFDAMFALEATREKTKVLGYIPSFFTTASLPFRNVNKQVFVRKGSNGITLTLTSPKNVPFGKYGRLLLSVLTTHAVLSRAKNEAVFIEYSTLAELLKEMQLPKQRGKDIREQLECFSNAAFAFEQKVTESKAGYLFADMYENGNYPKKDVIVTTRSTGNIRFTEGVQYQEIDDGQDVKFGRFKIILSAEFAGFCQRHAVPIDYTVYKEISSASGKDLYAWLVYRNNGIEQNKPVFIPRKNLVEQFMPVEENANRSQESVNYSRLIDELKLIKEKYYPEVKFDIKSDGTGVMLYKSPTPVLKDDTRYALITANI from the coding sequence ATGAAAACTGAGATATCAGCTGAAACAGAAAAAGAAAACACGGCTGACACAGAAGTTATTACCATCGAACAGACATTTGATGCCATGTTTGCCCTGGAAGCAACCAGAGAAAAAACAAAAGTTCTCGGATACATACCAAGTTTCTTTACGACGGCATCACTTCCGTTCAGAAATGTAAACAAGCAGGTATTTGTCAGAAAAGGCAGCAACGGTATTACGCTTACCCTTACATCTCCAAAAAACGTTCCTTTTGGAAAATACGGCAGACTCCTTTTAAGCGTACTTACAACTCATGCAGTTTTAAGCAGGGCTAAAAATGAAGCAGTTTTTATAGAATATTCAACTCTTGCAGAACTTCTTAAAGAAATGCAGCTTCCAAAACAGAGGGGCAAGGATATCAGGGAACAGCTGGAATGTTTCAGTAACGCAGCCTTTGCTTTTGAACAGAAGGTAACAGAATCGAAAGCAGGTTATCTGTTTGCTGACATGTACGAAAACGGCAATTATCCTAAAAAAGATGTCATTGTAACAACCCGTTCAACAGGAAACATCCGCTTTACAGAAGGGGTACAGTATCAGGAAATCGATGACGGTCAGGACGTAAAATTCGGAAGGTTTAAGATTATTCTTTCTGCAGAATTTGCCGGTTTTTGTCAGAGACATGCCGTTCCTATTGATTATACGGTATATAAAGAAATTTCCAGTGCTTCAGGCAAGGATTTATATGCATGGCTGGTTTACAGGAATAATGGAATTGAACAGAATAAACCTGTTTTTATTCCGCGTAAAAATCTGGTTGAGCAGTTTATGCCTGTAGAAGAAAATGCAAATCGAAGTCAGGAAAGTGTTAATTACAGTCGTCTTATTGATGAATTAAAATTAATTAAGGAAAAATATTATCCGGAAGTTAAATTTGACATAAAATCAGACGGTACAGGAGTTATGCTTTATAAAAGTCCTACACCTGTATTAAAAGATGATACAAGATATGCATTGATAACTGCAAATATATAG
- a CDS encoding ParA family protein, producing the protein MKSYAFALQKGGTGKTSISVSVAVNLANRGKRVVYIDCDPQGNSSSWLLNDFDHELADILYGKIPVLECVYQSDVENLFVIPTFGVGGSLKQFAKNEHYPFIFQKKILPELEQHFDYCIFDTSPAFDEFEKSIFIGCNEVVPVLKLDEFSKDGWQIFTQNLAPVEAQYGVKPVFKKIVLNQQDKRLKTQSAYLDAFNAINSSNVFEFIIIPTDPAFSKSQSIHTTIYDKIVSTKPETLTAISDLVERLL; encoded by the coding sequence ATGAAATCTTATGCATTCGCACTTCAGAAGGGCGGTACCGGAAAAACCAGTATCAGCGTTTCTGTTGCAGTAAACCTGGCAAACAGAGGTAAGAGGGTAGTGTACATTGACTGCGACCCTCAGGGCAATTCAAGCTCATGGCTTCTTAACGACTTTGATCATGAACTTGCAGACATTCTCTACGGAAAGATACCAGTTCTTGAATGTGTCTATCAGTCTGATGTAGAAAACCTTTTTGTAATTCCAACATTCGGAGTAGGCGGTTCTCTTAAGCAGTTTGCTAAAAATGAACACTATCCGTTTATTTTTCAGAAGAAAATACTTCCTGAACTTGAACAGCATTTTGACTACTGCATCTTTGATACTTCACCGGCCTTTGATGAATTTGAGAAATCCATATTCATAGGCTGCAATGAAGTAGTTCCTGTCCTGAAGCTGGACGAATTTTCAAAAGACGGATGGCAGATTTTTACACAGAATCTTGCCCCGGTAGAAGCCCAGTATGGCGTAAAACCGGTATTCAAAAAAATAGTTTTAAATCAGCAGGATAAGCGCCTTAAGACTCAGAGTGCCTATCTTGATGCCTTCAACGCCATCAATTCATCAAATGTCTTTGAATTTATCATAATTCCCACAGATCCGGCCTTCTCAAAAAGCCAGAGTATTCACACGACAATTTACGACAAAATTGTTTCAACAAAACCAGAAACCCTGACAGCAATATCAGATCTTGTAGAGAGGTTACTTTAA
- a CDS encoding sensor domain-containing diguanylate cyclase, translated as MKNSTGMDEHLKVLFKTFRSAYLVSFSDDSIVPIALNDDVASFVFPDYDQSRDYRERGLLYSKKFIAAVDRDDFMDNMALQNIKKNLLSGAGFSYRFQSINLRNKIEDLEATAQLYDENSFVLAFRPVKRRVDNIEASVFRVIYETLGGGIFSIDLTSDGKVARCLWSAAFRKLLGYSNEEEFSNEVRTFLHCIYIEDRLPFIRELKSSFKKRNSVVDFKFRAFMKNGSVRWFRIAGTTTFSAEGKPEHFFASMVNIELEVVDKGEIARIHDEQAKDFSILGSISAVYNSMHLVDLEDDFVIEYSSNEYIRRFVKYNDNASVQMKEVMCHTIAEDSLPGVLEFTDLKTLPRRMRGKNYISHDMVSKHSGWLRAAFILVEKNAAGEPVKVLFTTQKIQEEKEKERALILQSNTDELTRFLNRHAFVEDAEEYNEYLRNKMGLAVIMMDLNGLKQVNDTYGHEDGDKYIKAAADCMKDSFGSYGHLYRIGGDEFCAVIFSPNDFFDDIKKDFEERLFEKKIEKGIKVTVSCGYVRQSEYPEFMFNQLLQVADERMYKAKADYYSKSGTDRRGLQDAFDVLRDSYISIYKINMTDDTYSVISKTSEDSEISGSHEGFFRKFDRCVEVGDVHPDDAEEYLARTKPDYLKSYFKSKNTIYCHYYRRKINGSYKRAMMEIVPAKEYSQDNQVCFLFVKDIE; from the coding sequence TTGAAGAATTCAACAGGTATGGATGAACACCTGAAGGTTCTGTTTAAAACTTTCAGATCCGCATATCTTGTAAGTTTCTCAGATGACAGCATAGTCCCAATTGCTTTGAATGATGATGTAGCTTCTTTTGTCTTTCCTGATTATGATCAAAGTCGTGATTATAGGGAACGGGGACTTTTATATTCTAAAAAATTTATTGCTGCAGTAGATCGTGATGACTTCATGGATAATATGGCTCTTCAAAATATAAAAAAGAATCTTTTATCCGGAGCAGGATTTTCTTATCGTTTTCAGAGTATTAATCTGCGGAATAAAATAGAAGATCTGGAAGCAACTGCTCAGCTTTATGATGAGAATAGTTTCGTTCTTGCGTTCCGTCCTGTTAAGCGAAGGGTTGATAATATAGAAGCTTCTGTATTCAGGGTTATATATGAAACTCTTGGCGGCGGAATTTTCAGTATCGATTTAACTTCAGACGGAAAAGTTGCCCGCTGTCTCTGGAGTGCTGCATTCAGAAAACTTCTCGGTTATTCCAATGAAGAAGAGTTCAGTAATGAAGTAAGGACTTTTTTGCATTGCATATATATAGAAGACCGTCTTCCGTTTATTCGTGAATTAAAATCCAGTTTTAAGAAAAGAAATTCCGTTGTTGATTTTAAATTCCGTGCATTTATGAAAAATGGTTCCGTACGCTGGTTCCGTATTGCAGGAACTACAACCTTTTCTGCAGAAGGTAAGCCTGAACACTTTTTTGCTTCCATGGTTAATATTGAGCTTGAAGTAGTGGATAAAGGTGAAATTGCCCGTATTCATGATGAACAGGCTAAGGATTTTTCTATTCTTGGTTCAATTTCGGCTGTTTATAATTCAATGCATCTGGTTGATCTTGAAGATGATTTTGTAATTGAGTACAGTTCCAATGAATATATCCGCAGGTTTGTAAAATATAATGACAATGCTTCTGTTCAGATGAAAGAGGTTATGTGTCATACCATAGCAGAAGATTCGCTTCCGGGCGTTCTTGAATTTACAGACCTAAAAACTCTTCCAAGGCGAATGAGGGGTAAGAACTATATATCTCATGATATGGTTTCAAAGCATAGCGGCTGGCTTAGAGCTGCATTTATTCTTGTAGAAAAAAATGCAGCAGGCGAACCTGTAAAAGTTCTTTTTACCACACAGAAAATTCAGGAAGAAAAAGAAAAGGAACGTGCCCTTATTCTTCAGTCTAATACGGACGAACTTACCAGATTTTTAAACCGGCATGCCTTTGTGGAAGATGCTGAGGAATATAATGAGTATCTGCGTAATAAGATGGGCCTTGCCGTTATAATGATGGACCTTAACGGTCTTAAGCAGGTAAATGATACTTATGGGCATGAAGATGGAGATAAATATATTAAAGCTGCTGCTGACTGCATGAAAGACAGTTTTGGTTCGTACGGACATTTATATAGAATTGGCGGAGATGAATTCTGTGCAGTTATTTTTTCACCGAATGATTTTTTTGATGATATAAAAAAAGATTTTGAAGAAAGGCTTTTTGAAAAGAAAATTGAGAAGGGAATAAAAGTTACAGTTTCCTGCGGTTATGTCCGCCAGTCGGAATATCCGGAGTTTATGTTCAATCAGCTTCTTCAGGTTGCTGATGAAAGAATGTATAAGGCAAAAGCTGATTATTATTCAAAAAGCGGCACTGACAGGCGCGGCTTACAGGATGCTTTTGATGTTTTGCGGGATTCATACATAAGTATATATAAAATCAATATGACGGATGATACTTACTCTGTAATAAGTAAAACTTCTGAAGATTCTGAGATATCTGGAAGTCATGAAGGATTTTTTAGGAAGTTTGATCGTTGTGTAGAAGTTGGTGACGTTCATCCTGATGATGCGGAAGAATATCTTGCACGGACAAAGCCTGATTATTTAAAATCATATTTCAAAAGTAAAAATACTATATACTGCCACTATTATAGAAGAAAAATTAACGGAAGCTATAAACGTGCCATGATGGAGATTGTTCCTGCAAAAGAATATTCTCAGGATAATCAGGTCTGCTTCCTGTTTGTAAAGGATATTGAATAG
- a CDS encoding tRNA threonylcarbamoyladenosine dehydratase, with translation MPDQFSRTRLIFGDESMKKLSESHVIVFGVGGVGSYAVEALVRSGIGSIDLVDNDEFSLTNLNRQLYALHSTLGKYKVDVAAERIKDINPECNVKTFRTFFTPETSGEFDFTSYDYVVDCIDTVKGKVELILKAKEAGVPVISSMGAGNKIDPLQFKVADIYKTSVCPLARAVRGELKKRGIKQVKCVFSTEPALKIQPGPDAEMKGNGIAPGSNAFVPSVCGLIIAGEVIKDISEKK, from the coding sequence ATGCCGGATCAGTTTTCGAGGACAAGACTCATTTTTGGTGATGAAAGTATGAAAAAACTTTCTGAAAGTCATGTCATTGTTTTTGGGGTAGGGGGAGTCGGAAGCTATGCCGTTGAAGCTTTGGTCCGCTCCGGTATCGGGTCTATTGATCTTGTAGATAATGATGAGTTTTCTCTTACAAATCTGAACCGTCAGCTTTATGCCCTTCATTCAACTTTGGGAAAGTATAAGGTTGATGTTGCAGCTGAACGGATAAAAGATATAAATCCTGAGTGCAATGTAAAGACTTTCAGAACTTTTTTTACTCCGGAAACTTCAGGAGAGTTTGATTTTACGTCTTATGATTATGTAGTTGACTGCATTGATACTGTTAAAGGTAAGGTGGAACTGATTCTTAAAGCAAAGGAAGCCGGTGTTCCTGTAATAAGTTCTATGGGTGCAGGAAACAAAATTGATCCTCTTCAATTTAAAGTTGCAGATATTTATAAAACTTCTGTGTGTCCTTTAGCCCGTGCCGTAAGGGGAGAATTAAAGAAACGCGGAATAAAGCAGGTAAAATGTGTTTTTTCTACAGAGCCGGCTTTAAAAATTCAGCCTGGTCCTGATGCAGAAATGAAGGGAAATGGAATAGCTCCGGGAAGCAATGCATTTGTTCCGTCTGTGTGCGGTCTGATTATTGCCGGTGAAGTCATAAAGGATATTTCCGAAAAAAAATAG
- a CDS encoding desulfoferrodoxin family protein encodes MEMKFFKCTKCGKVMALLVESSCPTMCCGEAMVELHAGTTDAAVEKHVPVITTKDRLVEVTVGSVEHPMEEKHFIEWIALQSEQGVHIKKLSPGQPPKASFSVVDGNQVHGAYAYCNLHGLWSSK; translated from the coding sequence ATGGAGATGAAATTCTTTAAGTGCACTAAGTGCGGAAAAGTTATGGCTCTTCTTGTTGAGTCATCATGTCCTACAATGTGCTGCGGAGAAGCAATGGTTGAGCTTCATGCAGGAACTACAGATGCTGCTGTAGAAAAACATGTTCCTGTAATTACGACAAAGGACCGTCTTGTAGAAGTTACGGTTGGTTCAGTTGAACATCCTATGGAAGAAAAGCACTTTATTGAATGGATTGCCCTTCAGAGCGAACAGGGCGTTCATATTAAGAAACTGTCTCCTGGACAACCTCCGAAAGCTTCATTCTCTGTTGTTGACGGAAATCAGGTTCATGGAGCATATGCTTATTGTAATCTTCATGGTTTGTGGTCTTCAAAATAG
- the rbr gene encoding rubrerythrin codes for MGKYEGTQTEKNLLAAFAGESQARNKYTYFASKAKKEGFEQIAALFLKTADNEKEHAKMWFKELDGIGTTAENLKAAADGENFEWTDMYEDFAKTAEAEGFKALAAKFRAVAAIEKHHEERYRALLKNVEMQQVFEKSEVKVWECRNCGHIVVGTKAPEVCPVCAHPKSYFEINAENY; via the coding sequence ATGGGAAAGTACGAAGGTACACAGACAGAAAAGAATTTGCTTGCAGCATTTGCAGGAGAAAGCCAGGCTCGCAATAAGTATACTTATTTTGCATCAAAGGCAAAAAAAGAAGGTTTTGAACAGATTGCTGCATTATTCCTTAAGACTGCAGATAACGAAAAAGAACATGCAAAAATGTGGTTTAAGGAACTTGACGGAATCGGAACAACTGCAGAAAACCTTAAGGCTGCTGCTGATGGTGAAAACTTTGAATGGACTGACATGTACGAAGACTTTGCAAAGACTGCAGAAGCTGAAGGATTTAAAGCTCTTGCTGCAAAATTCCGTGCTGTAGCTGCAATTGAAAAACATCATGAAGAGCGTTACCGTGCACTTCTTAAGAATGTAGAAATGCAGCAGGTATTTGAAAAGAGCGAAGTTAAGGTATGGGAATGCCGTAACTGCGGACACATCGTTGTAGGAACAAAAGCTCCGGAAGTTTGTCCTGTATGTGCACATCCAAAGAGTTATTTTGAAATCAATGCAGAAAATTACTAA
- a CDS encoding DUF3737 family protein, which yields MVYENNTYDEERALYGVTDAQVKNCRFDGPADGESALKESKRIEVSDCFMNLRYPFWHVTDGKITGCELTDKCRAALWYDKNILIENCRLNGIKALRECEGITLKNSTVNSPEFIWKVKDLNIEDVEIEGSEYPFFEVKNAKIQRLKMKGKYSFQYDENIEISDCEFDTKDAFWHSKNMTIRDSVIKGEYLAWYSENLKFVNCRIIGTQPFCYCKNLVLENCVMENCDLSFENSTVNAVINGRIDSVKNPLSGKIIADEIGEIIRDEHLAADADCIVEIRK from the coding sequence ATGGTTTACGAAAACAATACTTATGATGAAGAAAGGGCTCTTTATGGGGTTACAGACGCACAGGTAAAGAATTGCCGCTTTGACGGACCTGCTGACGGAGAATCTGCCCTTAAAGAATCAAAAAGAATAGAAGTTTCTGACTGTTTTATGAATTTAAGATATCCTTTCTGGCATGTTACTGACGGAAAAATAACGGGTTGTGAACTTACTGATAAATGCAGGGCTGCCTTATGGTATGACAAAAATATTCTGATAGAAAACTGCCGCTTAAATGGAATAAAAGCTCTTAGGGAATGTGAGGGAATTACTTTAAAAAACAGTACGGTTAATTCCCCGGAATTTATATGGAAGGTAAAGGATCTTAATATAGAAGATGTTGAAATCGAAGGTTCAGAATATCCTTTTTTTGAAGTAAAAAATGCAAAAATTCAGCGTCTTAAAATGAAAGGCAAGTATTCATTTCAGTATGATGAGAACATTGAAATTTCTGACTGTGAGTTTGATACAAAAGATGCCTTCTGGCATTCAAAGAACATGACCATCAGAGATTCTGTAATAAAAGGTGAGTATCTTGCATGGTATTCTGAAAACTTAAAATTCGTTAACTGCCGCATAATCGGAACTCAGCCTTTCTGTTACTGTAAGAATCTTGTTCTTGAAAATTGTGTCATGGAGAATTGTGACCTTTCTTTTGAAAACTCTACTGTAAATGCTGTTATAAACGGACGCATAGACAGTGTAAAGAATCCTCTTTCCGGAAAAATCATTGCTGATGAAATTGGAGAAATTATTCGGGATGAACATCTTGCAGCTGATGCAGATTGTATTGTTGAAATTAGAAAATAA